Within Myxococcaceae bacterium JPH2, the genomic segment CGGCATCTCAGCCGAGGCGACAACTTCCCTGACACAGGGGGAGAATCGAGACCTGCCGTTTCGCAGCCTCGGAGGTAGCGAGCACCTGGAAGTCCAAAGGCAACCTTTCACGGCAATGGCAGAGTCGCCTCGGGTCGGTGATATGGTTCCTCGGATGAGCAAAGCCTGCAGCCACGGAACTTCTCTTCCGAGGCCGTGGAACTCCGCGACCTTGTCGTGGAACGACACGGCGACCACATCGGCACACCAGCGCGTGTCCTGCTCCTAGCACTTCCCCTCTGAAGGCAGCGAATAGGGCCGGCTGGTCGGCCTCGGAGCAGCGTGGGCAATCGCTTGGCACAGTGAATGAAAGAGTCCTTCCGCACGACCGCCATCGCGGTCAACAGGAGAGACTCAATGAAGGGCATCATCAGCCTTGCACTCGTTCTGACCATCGTCGCCTGCGGCAAGGGCACGGACGACGAAACGCCGGCGACGGCGAATCCCCCGGAGGATGGGACCACGACAACGGATCCCCCGGACGACGGGAGCACGACAACGGATCCCCCGGTGGACGGGGCAAAGACGCAGAGGGTCGCAGTGCGGGTGCTCGGCGTCCACGGGACGGGGTCTGTGCTCGTGCGAGTGGCATCACTCGACTTGACCGTCGACGGCCACTCATTCCCGATTCAACTCAAGGGTGGCGAGCTCAACCTCGGCAACGCTCAGAACGCGTGGGCGGTGACGGTGTTCGACCTTCCGGTCGAGGCGAACAAGGTCGCGATCCATCTGCGATTCCAGCCGGAAGGAATCATCGAGCACAACGGGCAGACGCGGGCGCTTGACCTGAGTGGGCCACCACTCTTCGTGGTGGCTGACGCCGCACGACTCCGAACGCGCAGCAAGGTCGTGTTCGAGATCGACCTCGCGCGCTCATTGGTCGACCGAGGTGCTCAAGTCTCCCTGCTGCCGGATTTCATCATCCGCTACTGACGGACACGGCGGGCGGACAGCGCGTCGCGAGAGCCAAGATACAACACGTTTGAATATCGAAATGAACAAGACAATGGGGGACAAATGCGTGTCGGACGGATTGTAATGCTAGCAGCACTGCTCGCGGGCAAGGCTGCATTTGCGCATGAGCTCGCATGCGACAAGAGAGTGAATGGCGAGCACATCTATGAAGTGCAATCGTACCCAGCAACGCTCACATGGACGATGACGGTTCGAAATGTCCACCCGACGAGCCCGTCCGGCGTTGAAGGGGTGGTGGATCAACTGCTTACCGACGCGTTTGGCTGGACGCCCTCGCGGCCGCCACCGTACATACTCGCCCTTGGCGAGTCGCACACCGAGACGTTCTCGACCACCGTGCACTCGTTTGACGAGTGCGAGCAACTCGCGCATGCCGACGGCGTGACCGATGACGTCATCGACAACGTGTTCGCAGCGACGTGGGACGATGGCGAGACGCAGTGTCGTGCACGGGTCGTCTGTCTGGCGCTCTGCCCGCCACGAACCTGTGTCGGCGACCAAGGGCCACAGGGGCCGCAGGGGCCGCAGGGCACGGCGGGGCCACCAGGCGAGACGGGCGCCACGGGGCCACAGGGCGCCACGGGGCCACAGGGTGCCACGGGGCCACAGGGTGCCACGGGGCCACAGGGTGCCACGGGGCCACAGGGGCTGCCTGGACAGCCGGGCGCTGCGGGCCAGAGCGTGGTCGGCTCTTCCGAAGCCCCTGGTGCGAACTGCGCCAATGGAGGCGTCAAGTACACCTCTTCGACCGGAGTCAACTACGTATGCAATGGCGCTCCAGGTCCTGCTGGTGCCACGGGGCCGCAGGGCCCGCCGGGCGCCACCGGAGCCACGGGGCCGCAGGGCCCGCCGGGCGCCACCGGAGCCACGGGGCCGCAGGGCCCGCCGGGCGCCACCGGAGCCACGGGGCCGCAGGGCCCGCCGGGCGCCACCGGAGCCACGGGGCCGCAGGGCCCGCCGGGCGCCACCGGAGCCACGGGGCCGCAGGGCCCGCCGGGCGCCACCGGAGCCACGGGGCCGCAGGGCCCGCCGGGTGCCACCGGAGCCACGGGGCAGAGCGTGACTGGTGCGTCTGAACCGCCTGGCGCGAACTGCGCCAATGGAGGCGTCAAGTACACCTCCTCGACCGGAGTCGACTACGTCTGCAACGGCGCTCCAGGTCCGGCCAGCGGCATCCTCTCCTTCGGCTACTTCTATGCCCTCATGCCGCCCGACAATGCGGCGACCGTTGCGGCCGCATCCGCGGTGGAGTTCCCTCAGAATGGTGCAATGAGTGGAATCAGCAGGGCCAGCGCCAGCCAGTTCAATCTGCCCGCGATTGGTGTCTACGAAATCTCTTGGCAGGTGAGCGTCGCCGAAGCCGGACAGCTGGTTCTTGGTCTCGACAGTGGC encodes:
- a CDS encoding collagen-like protein — protein: MPGQPGAAGQSVVGSSEAPGANCANGGVKYTSSTGVNYVCNGAPGPAGATGPQGPPGATGATGPQGPPGATGATGPQGPPGATGATGPQGPPGATGATGPQGPPGATGATGPQGPPGATGATGPQGPPGATGATGQSVTGASEPPGANCANGGVKYTSSTGVDYVCNGAPGPASGILSFGYFYALMPPDNAATVAAASAVEFPQNGAMSGISRASASQFNLPAIGVYEISWQVSVAEAGQLVLGLDSGSGVVEQPSTVVGRATGTSQLMGHVLLTTTSVNSILTVRNPSGNSPALTVTPLAGGTHPVSASLLIMQIR